The DNA region GCGCGCGAGATCGGCTTTCCCGTGGTCCTCAAGCCGGTGGACGGCAGCGGCAGCGTGGGCGTGCGCGCCTGCGCCGGCGAGGGCGAGGTGCAGGCGCACGCGGCGGCGCTCCTGGCCCCGGGCGGCGGGAACGCGCGCCTCCTGGTGGAGGGGTTCGTCACGGGGCCGGAGTTCTCGATGGAGATGTTCTCCGGCCGCGTGGTGGGGATCACCCGCAAGCACCTGGGCGCTCCCCCCTTCTTCGTGGAGGCGGGCCACGACTACCCGGCGTCTCTCCCGGCGGACGTGGCGCGGGCGCTGGCCGATTCCGCGACCCGCGGCACGGAGCTGCTGGGACTGGGGTGGGGTCCGCTGCACTGGGAGCTGCGGGTGGATGCTACGGGGCGCGCGGTGCCGATGGAGGTGAACCCGCGGCTGGCCGGCGGCTTCATCCCCGAGCTGGTGCGCCACGCCCAGGGGATCGACCTGATCCGCGAAACCCTCCGTCTGGTCGTCGGGCAGACACCGGAGGTCACGCCGGTGCGCCACCGCCACGCCTCCATCCGCTTCCTCTTTCCCCCTGCCGACGGGCGGCTGGACGCGGTGGAGGGGAGCGACGACGCGCGGGGGATCGAGGGCGTGGTGGACGTCGCCCTGTACCGCTCGGTGGGAGACCCGCTCGTGGTGCACGGGGACTTCCGCGACCGGATCGGCCACGTGATGGCCTGCGCGGACGGGTTCGACAGCGCGTCCGAGGCGGCGGAGCGCGCGCGCGACACGGTCCGCCTGCGGGTGGACCTTCCGGCCGCCGCGGCGCTGG from Longimicrobium sp. includes:
- a CDS encoding ATP-grasp domain-containing protein: MSAEKALLFVESNTSGTGRLFARTARTMGFAPVLITARPEKYAYLADADAPEVVVVPGVDEDELHALIADRWGGAAGVAGITSSSEYFIATAAALAARFGLAGPDAASVRAARDKSWQRQVLAAGGVPCPAFRAVSSAPDAVAAAREIGFPVVLKPVDGSGSVGVRACAGEGEVQAHAAALLAPGGGNARLLVEGFVTGPEFSMEMFSGRVVGITRKHLGAPPFFVEAGHDYPASLPADVARALADSATRGTELLGLGWGPLHWELRVDATGRAVPMEVNPRLAGGFIPELVRHAQGIDLIRETLRLVVGQTPEVTPVRHRHASIRFLFPPADGRLDAVEGSDDARGIEGVVDVALYRSVGDPLVVHGDFRDRIGHVMACADGFDSASEAAERARDTVRLRVDLPAAAALEGVT